DNA from Verrucomicrobiia bacterium:
TCCCGACCCGGTGGTGATTTCGCCGGATGTCGGCGCCATCCGGATTGCCCGGGCCTTCGCCAAAAAGCTGGACGCCGGGCTGGCGATTATCGACAAGCGCCGCCCGCAGGCCAACCAGGCGGAGATTTTGAACATCATCGGCGACGTGGAGGGAAAAACCGTCATCATCCGGGATGACATGGTGGATACCGCCGGCACCATTGTGCAGGCGGCCGACGTGTTGGCCCAAAAGGGGGCCCGTGCGGTCTACGCCTGCGCCACCCACCCGGTCCTTTCCGGGCCGGCGCTGGAGCGGATTGGGAAGTCCAAAATCAAAAAATTCGTGGTCGCCGACACCATCGATTTGTCCGCCAAGAGGCTGCCTTCCAATCTGGAGGTGCTCTCTTCCTCGGCCCTTTTCGGGGAATCGATCCTGCGCATCTCGCGCGGAGAGTCGGTTTCCTCCTTGTTTGATTAGCCCGAATATGTTATCTTAAATCCTTCGCAAACAAACGGGTGCGGCCGGTTTTGCCCCCCTTTTGTTGCTTTTTGATTTGACCCGGTATTGAAACGCTAAGTAAAAGGAGCAGCCATGAAGGAAATTTCGTTTAAAGTCCAGGCCCGCAAAGAGGCCGGCAAACAGAAAGCCAAAAAATTTCGCACCCGGGGGCTTTTGCCCGGGGTGGTTTACGGGGAGGGGAAATCCACCCCGGTCGTTTTCAATGCCCACGAGTTTGAAAATTTGTACCATTCCATCCGCGGCGAAAACGTCTTGATCAACTTGGAGATTGAAAACGGCGGCCGGGAGACCCAAAAGACCTTGATTCGGGAAATCCAGCGGGAGCCGGTCTGGGGAAGGATTCTGCACGTTGACTTCCAGCACGTTTCCCTCTCCAAAAAAATCACCGTGAAAGTCCCCGTGCACCTGATTGGAACCCCGGTGGGGGTGAAGGACACGGGCGGAATTTTGCAGCACACCTTCCGCGAACTCGAAATCTCCTGTCTGCCGACCGAAATTCCTCAGCATATCGATGTGGACGTCTCCCAGCTCAAAATCGGCGACTCCATCCACGTCCGGGATTTAAAGCTGGCCGAGGGGATTCAGATTCTGGTGGACGGCGACCTGTCCGTCGCCTCCGTGGTGCCGCCGACCATCATCAAGGAAGGGGAGCTGGAGGCTGCCGCCGAAGTGGCCGAGCCGGAAGTGATTACCGAGCGGAAGCCGGCCGAAGGGGAGGAAGAGGAAGAAGGGGCCGAAGCCAAAGGGAAGGAAAAGAAACCGGCCGAAGCGAAGGCCGAAAAGAAAGCCGAACCGGCCAAAACAGAAAAGAAAGAAGAGAAAAAAGCCGAAAAGAAATAGCTTTTTTGGTTTTCCGAGGGCGGGTCTCCCCGCCCTTTGCTTTTTAGAAAAACGAGCAGGACGTTGAAAGGCAAAATTTGAAAGGCGTCATTTTGGCCGGCGGGTTGGGGACCCGGCTTTACCCCTTAACCAAGATTACCAATAAACATCTTCTGCCGGTCTTCGACCAGCCGATGATTTTTTATCCCATCCAGACCTTGGTGGAGGCGGGGATCAAGGACATCTTGATTGTCACCGGCGGCAACTCGGCGGGGGATTTTTTGCGCCTTTTGGGAAACGGCCGGGCCTTCGGGCTCAAGCATTTGAACTACACCTACCAGGAAAAAGAGGGGGGCATTGCCGAAGCAATCGGCTTGGCGGAGCATTTTGCCGAGGGGGAAAAGGTTCTGGTGATGCTCGGGGATAATTTGATTTTCGACTCCATCCGGGACGATGTGGAAAATTTTAAGCGCCAGCGCGCTGGCGCCAAGATTTTTCTGAAAAAAGTGACCAATCCGAGGGCCTACGGCGTGGCGGAGGTGAAGGGAGGGCGGGTTTTAAACATCGTCGAAAAACCAAAAAAGCCGAAATCCGACCTGGCCGTAATCGGAATTTATATGTACGACAACGAGGTCTTCGACATCGTAAAAACCTTGAAGCCCTCGGCCCGCGGGGAGCTCGAAGTGACCGACATCAACAACGCCTACATCGGCAAAGGGACAATGACCTATTCGGTTTTGAAGGGGTTCTGGGCCGATGCCGGAGAATCGATCGAGGCGTTGGCCGAAGCGGGGCGCCGGGTCTTCGAGTACCGAACCAAAAAGACCAAATGAGCCGTGTTCTGGTCACCGGGGCCTTGGGGTTGCTCGGGCTGAAAATCGCCCAGCTTTTCGCCAAGGACCCGGCTCACGAACTGTTGGCCACCTTCACGAACAGCAAGGAAAACTGGACCTTCGGCATTCCGTCCGAGTTGGCCAGCGTGGCCGACTTCGGGGCCGTCGCCGCCCTTTTTTCCTCCTTCAAACCGGAGGTGGTCATCAACTGCGCCGCCTATTCCAAGGTGGATCAGGCGGAATTTGAGCGCGCGCAGGCCTACCAGGTGAATGCCGAAGCGGTCGGCTTTCTGGCGCAGGAAGTCAAACGGCTGGGAAGCCTTCTGGTTCATTTTTCCACCGACTACATCTTCGACGGCAAAGCCGGCCCCTATTCGGAG
Protein-coding regions in this window:
- a CDS encoding 50S ribosomal protein L25/general stress protein Ctc, with product MKEISFKVQARKEAGKQKAKKFRTRGLLPGVVYGEGKSTPVVFNAHEFENLYHSIRGENVLINLEIENGGRETQKTLIREIQREPVWGRILHVDFQHVSLSKKITVKVPVHLIGTPVGVKDTGGILQHTFRELEISCLPTEIPQHIDVDVSQLKIGDSIHVRDLKLAEGIQILVDGDLSVASVVPPTIIKEGELEAAAEVAEPEVITERKPAEGEEEEEGAEAKGKEKKPAEAKAEKKAEPAKTEKKEEKKAEKK
- a CDS encoding sugar phosphate nucleotidyltransferase, with amino-acid sequence MKGVILAGGLGTRLYPLTKITNKHLLPVFDQPMIFYPIQTLVEAGIKDILIVTGGNSAGDFLRLLGNGRAFGLKHLNYTYQEKEGGIAEAIGLAEHFAEGEKVLVMLGDNLIFDSIRDDVENFKRQRAGAKIFLKKVTNPRAYGVAEVKGGRVLNIVEKPKKPKSDLAVIGIYMYDNEVFDIVKTLKPSARGELEVTDINNAYIGKGTMTYSVLKGFWADAGESIEALAEAGRRVFEYRTKKTK